A single Xylella taiwanensis DNA region contains:
- a CDS encoding pilin: MKKQQGFNLIELMIVIAIIAILAAIALPMYQNYVARAQVTAALAEITPGRAQAEVRITDGVAATNLPNDIGLRNTTSRCGITVTIDPAKTSTIVCTIIGNAQVNGQTITLTRTPDTAGGNATGGVWTCTTSVAAALRPAGCTAPATTSTGT, encoded by the coding sequence ATGAAAAAGCAACAAGGTTTTAACTTGATCGAACTGATGATCGTGATTGCGATCATTGCCATCCTGGCGGCCATTGCTCTGCCCATGTACCAGAATTATGTCGCCAGGGCTCAAGTCACGGCGGCACTGGCCGAGATTACGCCAGGCAGAGCACAAGCCGAAGTCCGTATTACTGATGGAGTAGCTGCAACCAATCTTCCGAACGATATCGGTCTGCGCAACACCACCTCTCGTTGCGGCATTACCGTCACTATCGATCCCGCTAAAACAAGTACAATCGTATGCACGATTATTGGCAATGCTCAGGTCAACGGTCAAACCATCACGTTGACTCGTACCCCCGATACAGCTGGAGGCAATGCTACTGGGGGTGTGTGGACTTGCACCACTAGCGTTGCTGCCGCGTTGAGACCAGCAGGCTGTACTGCTCCTGCTACTACTAGTACTGGTACTTAA
- a CDS encoding prepilin peptidase: protein MAFLDQHPGLGYPVAAGLGLLFGSFLNVVILRLPRRLEWQWKRDAREILEIPDIYDPPPPGIVVEPSHDPVTGDRLKWWENIPVLSWLLLRGRSRYSGNPLSLQYPLVELLTCVLVLASVWRFGFGWQGFGAIVFSCFLVVLAGIDLRTRLLPDQLTLTLMWLGLIGSMDHLFMPAKPALLGAAVGYLSLWTVAALFKLICNKEGMGNGDFKMLAALGAWCGLKGILSIILISSLAGVVLGSMWLVGRGHNRTTMIPFGPYLAIGGWIVFFFGDQIINTYLELFSIR from the coding sequence ATGGCATTTCTCGACCAGCATCCCGGTCTTGGCTATCCCGTCGCGGCCGGTCTGGGATTGTTGTTTGGTAGTTTTCTCAATGTGGTGATCTTACGTTTGCCCCGGCGTTTGGAATGGCAATGGAAGCGGGACGCGCGCGAAATCCTGGAGATTCCAGACATTTATGATCCGCCGCCACCGGGAATTGTGGTCGAGCCTTCCCACGATCCAGTGACTGGTGATCGGCTGAAGTGGTGGGAAAACATCCCAGTGCTTAGTTGGCTGTTGCTACGTGGACGCTCTCGTTACAGTGGCAATCCGCTCTCATTGCAGTATCCGTTGGTCGAATTGCTGACTTGCGTGCTGGTGCTGGCCAGCGTTTGGCGTTTTGGATTCGGTTGGCAAGGTTTTGGGGCAATTGTGTTCAGTTGTTTCCTGGTCGTGTTGGCTGGGATCGATTTGCGTACTCGGCTGTTGCCTGACCAATTAACGTTGACGCTCATGTGGCTGGGTTTGATCGGATCGATGGATCACCTATTTATGCCAGCCAAACCTGCGTTGTTAGGGGCGGCAGTCGGTTATTTATCCCTGTGGACTGTGGCTGCGTTGTTCAAACTGATCTGTAACAAGGAGGGTATGGGCAACGGTGACTTCAAGATGCTAGCCGCGCTTGGCGCATGGTGTGGGTTGAAGGGTATTCTCTCGATCATTTTGATTTCGTCACTGGCTGGGGTGGTGTTGGGTTCAATGTGGCTTGTTGGGCGTGGCCACAATCGCACGACGATGATCCCATTTGGACCATATCTGGCAATCGGTGGGTGGATCGTGTTCTTTTTCGGCGATCAGATCATCAATACCTATCTGGAGTTATTCAGTATCCGGTGA
- the pilB gene encoding type IV-A pilus assembly ATPase PilB: MNAAHSANLVGITGIARRLVQDGSIEEATARIAQDQATAAKVPLPQWLIDKKLVSAAKLAAANALEFGMPLLDVSAFDPNHSAMSLINEDLLLKHQVLPLFKRGNRLFVGISNPTQTQALDDIKFHTNLVVEPILVDEDQIRRTLEQWQSRSGALSAGLAEDDTGIEGLDIAGGDDDGMSGDAGVDAKSDDTPVVKFVNKVLIDAIRRGASDIHFEPYEEDYRVRFRIDGLLKSVAKAPNKLNQRIAARLKVMSQLDIAEKRVPQDGRIKLNLSKTKQVDFRVSTLPTLFGEKVVLRILDGSAAKLGIDKLGYEPDQQALFLEAIHRPYGMVLVTGPTGSGKTVSLYTALGILNDETRNISTAEDPVEIRLPGVNQVQQNNKRGMTFAAALRSFLRQDPDVIMVGEIRDLETAEIAIKAAQTGHMVLSTLHTNDAPQTIARLMNMGIAPYNITSSVTLVIAQRLARRLCNQCKRPVQLPANALLAEGFTQAQIDAGLELYEPVGCDECTEGYKGRTGIYQVMPITDGIASIVLTGGNALQIAEEARRIGIHDLRQSALLKVAQGVTGLAEINRVTKD; encoded by the coding sequence ATGAACGCAGCCCACTCCGCCAATCTTGTCGGCATTACCGGTATCGCCCGTCGCCTGGTCCAGGATGGCAGCATTGAAGAAGCCACCGCACGCATCGCTCAAGATCAAGCAACGGCCGCCAAGGTACCTTTACCACAGTGGTTGATCGATAAAAAACTGGTCAGTGCAGCAAAGTTGGCCGCCGCCAATGCACTTGAGTTCGGGATGCCGCTGCTGGATGTCTCTGCGTTCGACCCTAATCACAGTGCAATGAGTTTGATCAACGAAGATCTGCTGCTGAAGCATCAGGTGTTACCGTTATTTAAACGCGGCAATCGACTGTTCGTCGGAATCAGCAACCCAACCCAGACCCAGGCTCTGGACGACATCAAGTTCCACACCAATTTGGTCGTAGAGCCGATTCTGGTTGACGAAGACCAGATACGGCGTACGCTCGAACAATGGCAGTCCAGGAGCGGTGCGCTCAGCGCTGGATTGGCGGAGGATGACACCGGCATCGAAGGCTTGGACATCGCCGGCGGAGATGACGATGGGATGAGCGGCGATGCCGGCGTCGATGCTAAGAGCGATGACACGCCGGTCGTCAAATTCGTCAACAAGGTGCTGATCGATGCCATCCGGCGCGGCGCATCGGACATCCATTTTGAACCATACGAAGAGGATTACCGGGTCCGATTCCGGATCGATGGTCTGCTGAAGAGTGTGGCAAAGGCACCAAACAAGTTGAACCAGCGTATCGCCGCACGTTTGAAAGTCATGTCGCAACTGGATATCGCGGAAAAGCGGGTCCCGCAAGACGGGCGTATCAAGCTCAATCTATCGAAAACCAAGCAGGTCGATTTCCGCGTCAGTACACTGCCAACGCTGTTCGGCGAGAAAGTCGTACTGCGTATCCTGGATGGCAGTGCGGCAAAGCTGGGTATCGACAAGCTCGGTTACGAGCCTGACCAACAGGCCCTCTTTCTGGAAGCGATCCACAGACCCTACGGAATGGTCTTGGTCACTGGTCCGACCGGTTCGGGTAAGACGGTATCGCTTTACACCGCACTAGGCATCCTCAACGACGAAACACGCAATATCTCCACAGCCGAGGATCCTGTAGAAATCCGGCTGCCTGGGGTCAATCAGGTACAACAAAACAACAAGCGCGGCATGACGTTCGCTGCAGCGTTACGTTCGTTTCTGCGTCAGGATCCAGATGTCATCATGGTCGGCGAAATCCGGGATCTTGAAACCGCTGAAATCGCCATCAAAGCCGCGCAAACCGGTCACATGGTGCTCTCCACATTGCATACCAATGATGCGCCGCAAACCATCGCGCGTCTCATGAACATGGGGATTGCGCCGTACAACATCACCTCGTCAGTGACATTGGTGATCGCACAGCGGTTGGCACGGCGGCTGTGCAATCAATGTAAGCGGCCGGTTCAATTGCCGGCGAATGCATTGCTGGCCGAAGGGTTCACGCAGGCGCAGATCGATGCAGGGCTCGAACTGTACGAACCCGTCGGTTGCGACGAATGCACCGAAGGCTACAAAGGCCGCACAGGTATTTATCAAGTGATGCCAATTACGGACGGGATTGCTTCGATTGTTTTAACCGGCGGTAATGCGTTGCAAATCGCCGAGGAGGCGCGCCGCATCGGCATCCACGACCTGCGCCAGTCGGCACTGCTCAAAGTCGCTCAGGGCGTGACGGGATTGGCCGAAATCAACCGGGTCACCAAAGATTAG
- a CDS encoding type II secretion system F family protein yields MTSFLWEGTDKRGIKIKGEQTARTASLLRAELRRQGITPHVVRPKPKPLFGQAGRRITAKDIAFFSRQMATMMKAGVPIVGALDILVNGQKNPRMRTMVNQIKNDIEGGSSLYEAISKHPVHFDELYRNLVRAGERAGVLETVLDTIASYKENIEALKSKIRKALFYPAAVVSVALIVSSVLLVYVVPQFEDVFKGFGAELPAFTQMIVNISKFMQQWWWVMLVLLIVVIGGAIFTYKRSVYMQHMLDRLVLRFPIIGRIMHNSALARFSRTTAVTFRAGVPLVEALGIVAGATGNKVYADAVLRMRDDVSVGYAINMAMRQVGLFPHMVVQMTAIGEEAGALDAMLFKVAEYYEQEVGNAVDGLSSLLEPLIMVFIGVIVGGMVIAMYLPIFKLASVVG; encoded by the coding sequence TTGACCTCCTTCCTTTGGGAAGGAACTGACAAGCGTGGTATCAAGATCAAGGGAGAACAGACGGCACGTACGGCGAGTCTGTTGCGTGCTGAGCTACGTCGCCAAGGCATCACCCCTCATGTGGTCAGACCCAAGCCCAAGCCGCTGTTTGGTCAAGCAGGCAGGCGGATTACTGCAAAGGACATTGCCTTTTTTAGTCGCCAGATGGCAACGATGATGAAAGCTGGGGTCCCTATTGTCGGAGCGTTGGATATCCTGGTGAACGGCCAGAAGAATCCGCGTATGCGTACGATGGTCAACCAAATTAAAAATGATATTGAAGGTGGTTCCTCACTGTACGAGGCAATCAGCAAGCATCCGGTGCATTTCGATGAGCTGTATCGCAATCTGGTCAGGGCGGGTGAGCGTGCGGGTGTGCTGGAGACGGTGCTCGATACGATTGCCAGTTATAAGGAGAACATCGAGGCTCTGAAGAGTAAAATCCGTAAGGCGTTGTTCTATCCTGCTGCTGTCGTCTCGGTTGCTCTCATTGTCAGTTCGGTCTTGTTGGTATATGTGGTGCCGCAGTTTGAGGATGTGTTCAAAGGATTCGGAGCGGAGTTGCCCGCATTCACTCAGATGATCGTCAATATTTCCAAATTCATGCAGCAGTGGTGGTGGGTCATGCTGGTGTTGCTGATTGTTGTTATCGGTGGTGCCATCTTTACTTACAAGCGCTCGGTGTACATGCAGCACATGCTAGATAGGTTGGTGTTGCGGTTCCCAATAATCGGGAGGATCATGCATAACAGCGCACTTGCTCGTTTCTCGCGAACGACAGCCGTTACTTTCCGTGCAGGTGTGCCACTGGTAGAGGCATTGGGTATTGTTGCTGGTGCAACCGGCAATAAGGTCTACGCGGATGCCGTGCTACGGATGCGTGATGATGTCTCTGTTGGCTATGCGATAAATATGGCAATGAGGCAAGTTGGTTTATTCCCCCATATGGTGGTGCAGATGACTGCCATTGGTGAGGAAGCAGGCGCTCTGGATGCAATGCTATTTAAAGTTGCCGAATACTACGAACAGGAAGTCGGTAACGCGGTGGACGGGCTCAGCAGCTTGTTGGAACCGCTGATCATGGTTTTTATTGGTGTTATCGTCGGCGGCATGGTCATTGCTATGTATTTGCCGATCTTCAAGCTTGCTTCTGTAGTTGGATAA
- a CDS encoding pilin, with the protein MKKQEGFTLIELMIVIAIIAILAAIALPMYQNYVARSQVATALADITPGKVQAEILFTDARGTSAITTPETIGLRTSSTRCSTIGVNITPSTGIGEIACTIIGNAQVNGQTIRWNRSADNASGQGGTNNGGLWSCTTNVAATLSPTTCTVTAAAAGSK; encoded by the coding sequence ATGAAAAAGCAGGAAGGTTTTACTTTGATCGAGCTGATGATCGTGATTGCGATCATTGCCATCCTGGCCGCTATCGCTCTGCCCATGTACCAGAATTATGTCGCCAGATCTCAAGTCGCGACGGCACTGGCCGACATCACACCAGGCAAGGTCCAAGCAGAGATTCTTTTTACTGACGCAAGGGGAACATCAGCCATCACTACTCCGGAAACTATCGGTCTGCGTACCTCTAGTACTCGTTGCAGTACCATTGGTGTCAATATCACGCCAAGCACTGGCATTGGCGAAATAGCATGTACGATTATTGGCAATGCTCAGGTCAACGGTCAAACTATTAGATGGAATCGTAGCGCCGATAACGCCTCAGGCCAAGGTGGCACTAATAATGGTGGCTTGTGGAGCTGCACCACAAACGTTGCCGCAACGTTGAGCCCAACAACCTGCACTGTTACTGCCGCTGCTGCTGGTTCTAAGTAA
- a CDS encoding pilin: MKQQEGFTLIELMIVMAIIAILATIALPMYQHYVAKSQVTAALADITPGKTQTEARIANGMPRTMLPNDLDLRATTTHCHHIDVIVDSTNTWFRTWDSLNPRHSSSRITCTIHGNAQVNNKIIEWMRLPEVPDFSIEGGLFDDNDNNLNGQWFCLTNVDKALRPPGCEDSLPRIWTPQGS, translated from the coding sequence ATGAAACAGCAGGAAGGTTTTACTTTGATCGAACTGATGATCGTGATGGCGATCATTGCCATCCTGGCCACCATCGCTCTGCCCATGTACCAACATTACGTCGCCAAATCTCAAGTCACGGCGGCACTGGCCGACATCACACCAGGCAAGACACAAACCGAGGCACGTATTGCCAATGGAATGCCGCGCACCATGCTTCCCAATGATCTTGATCTGCGTGCCACCACGACTCATTGCCATCACATTGATGTCATTGTCGATTCAACGAACACCTGGTTCAGAACCTGGGATTCGTTAAACCCTCGTCATTCCAGTTCCAGAATCACTTGTACGATTCATGGCAATGCTCAGGTCAACAATAAAATCATCGAATGGATGCGTCTCCCCGAAGTTCCGGACTTCTCTATTGAGGGCGGCCTCTTTGATGACAATGACAATAATTTGAATGGGCAATGGTTCTGCCTCACCAACGTTGACAAAGCATTGAGACCCCCAGGCTGTGAGGACTCTTTACCCAGGATCTGGACGCCCCAGGGCTCGTGA